In bacterium, the genomic stretch CTTGACCTGCGCGAGCGTCCGGAACGTCGGCTCGGGGCCGTCGAAGGAGGCGTCGACCTTGCAGGCGCGCAGTCCGTGGCGCTCGACGGTGCGCGCCTCCAGGCGCAGCCCGGGCAACGGCAGGCGACGCAGGGCCGCCGCGAGGTCGGCCGGGTCGAGGCCCAGGTCGACGAGCGCCCCGAGGAACATGTCCCCGCTCGCGCCCGAGAAGGCGTTGACGAGCGCCGTCCGCGTCATCGCCGCCGTCCCTCGCCGAGGAGGTTGATGCGGTGCGCGAGGACGGCCGCGCCGAAGCCGTTGTCGATGTTCACGACACCGACGCCGGCGGCGCAGGAATTGAGCATCGTCAGCAGCGGGGCGATGCCGCCGGCGCCCGCACCGTAGCCGACGCTGGTCGGCACCGCGACGAGCGGGCGGTCGACGAGGCCGCCGATGACGCTCGCGAGCGCCCCCTCCATGCCTGCGACGACGATCAGCACGCGCGCGCGCCGCATCGCGTCCCGATGGCGCAGGATGCGGTGCAGGCCGGCGACCCCGGCGTCGTAAGCGGTGCGGACGCCGCTGCCGAGCGCGCGCAGGGTCTCGACCGCCTCCTCGGCGACCGGGATGTCAGCCGTCCCCGCGGTCATGACGAGGACGAAGCCGCG encodes the following:
- the larB gene encoding nickel pincer cofactor biosynthesis protein LarB; translated protein: MEREELTRLLQQVRRGSLGVAGALERLRNWPTEELGFVAIDHHRGLRQGQAEVVFCQGKRPAQVAAIVGRLLAAGANVLATRATPETWAAVRAAVPRARYNEAGRVITVSQRPPARTRGFVLVMTAGTADIPVAEEAVETLRALGSGVRTAYDAGVAGLHRILRHRDAMRRARVLIVVAGMEGALASVIGGLVDRPLVAVPTSVGYGAGAGGIAPLLTMLNSCAAGVGVVNIDNGFGAAVLAHRINLLGEGRRR